Proteins co-encoded in one candidate division WOR-3 bacterium genomic window:
- a CDS encoding CHASE2 domain-containing protein has product MTLKQKIIIPAGIGFFWVLIFYTLFYLGFFSELELFSSDIRRTVFLFSSGKPEKSIVFFFIDQKSLDIMAEDGIYWPWPRKMTADLIDYLSAGGARAIILDVLYTEPSVYGSSDDSVFSLAASRSGKVVVAFMASKHKNFFSDSSNENLEKITLSLKDSSVNFTDYDYSQPPLEIISKSVFMSGGVNITPDKDGIYRKSPILFKINGSYYPHISLAAFLLTNGADSIVLDQDRLFIFSENSKRVIHLDENGEVLVNFKGEMYRSYENYTVAAVLKSASFYSSGQIQELYLEYQNYLGLFEAYDILKQSINEGKEISGVDFALFNKHLNDIYGFTYDSIEQMFEEIDDEVISSIKESEFSSVESAISNFEKNYISPNAFKDKIVIVAGTAPGLYDIRPNPFGEKDGGVFIHASILDNLMTGGFLKANYDPILVFILISIMSLTGSIIGFQFKIQKSLSIFLFSLFLYAAIVSSFYVFRKTFLDFSSVPLSLTFSYISGTLIAFFREVKEKNFVRNAFGYYLSNKVVNELLQNPDKLKLGGERRFMTAFFSDIAGFTSISETMSPEAVSALLNEYLSAMCSIISRHEGIVDKFEGDAIIAFWGAPLDLKDHAQKACHCSLEMQEKLSEMRTKWEKEGKPPMKMRMGLNTGFMVVGNFGSDKRMDYTIIGDSVNLASRLEGINKFYGTEIMISHTTKEAVENDFETRKVDLIKVKGKAEPVGIFELIGRKGSFKREQSSAVTLYEDALRSYFAKDFTGASALFDKILSLYPGDGPSRVMLKRCENFIANPPPQDWTGAYEFTQK; this is encoded by the coding sequence ATGACATTGAAACAAAAAATAATAATTCCTGCCGGAATTGGTTTTTTCTGGGTTTTGATATTTTACACACTCTTTTATTTAGGGTTCTTTTCCGAGCTGGAACTTTTCTCTTCTGACATAAGAAGAACTGTTTTCCTCTTCTCTTCGGGCAAACCTGAAAAAAGCATAGTTTTCTTTTTTATCGACCAGAAATCCCTGGACATAATGGCTGAAGACGGAATCTATTGGCCATGGCCGCGAAAAATGACGGCGGATCTTATTGATTACCTGAGCGCCGGAGGAGCACGAGCGATAATACTCGACGTTCTCTACACAGAACCTTCGGTGTATGGATCTTCGGATGATTCAGTATTTTCTCTCGCCGCGTCGAGATCCGGCAAAGTCGTAGTCGCTTTTATGGCTTCCAAGCACAAGAATTTTTTTTCAGATTCATCCAACGAAAATTTAGAAAAAATCACCCTTTCGCTTAAAGATAGTTCCGTGAATTTCACCGACTACGATTATTCGCAACCCCCGTTGGAGATAATATCCAAAAGTGTCTTCATGTCCGGAGGAGTCAATATTACTCCAGACAAAGACGGTATTTACAGAAAATCTCCAATTTTATTCAAAATCAACGGAAGCTATTACCCCCATATCTCTCTTGCTGCATTTCTGCTGACAAATGGAGCCGATTCAATCGTCTTGGACCAAGACCGTTTGTTCATTTTTTCCGAGAACTCCAAAAGGGTTATACATCTTGATGAAAACGGCGAAGTTCTTGTGAATTTTAAAGGTGAAATGTACAGGTCTTACGAGAATTATACTGTTGCGGCTGTTTTGAAATCAGCGTCTTTCTATTCTTCAGGACAGATTCAAGAACTATACCTTGAATACCAGAATTACCTCGGACTATTTGAAGCTTACGACATATTAAAACAGTCAATAAATGAGGGAAAAGAGATCTCCGGCGTTGATTTCGCCCTCTTTAACAAACACCTAAACGACATATACGGATTCACCTATGACTCTATAGAGCAGATGTTTGAGGAAATCGACGACGAGGTGATTTCCTCGATCAAGGAAAGCGAGTTTTCATCAGTTGAAAGCGCAATATCAAACTTTGAAAAGAATTATATCTCTCCCAACGCATTTAAAGACAAAATCGTCATTGTTGCCGGCACAGCGCCTGGTTTGTACGACATAAGACCGAATCCCTTTGGAGAAAAAGACGGAGGAGTTTTTATACACGCTTCAATTCTCGACAATTTAATGACTGGAGGGTTTCTCAAAGCCAACTACGACCCTATCCTGGTTTTCATCCTGATATCCATTATGTCTCTGACAGGTTCTATCATCGGATTTCAATTCAAAATTCAAAAGAGTTTGTCAATTTTTTTATTCTCTCTTTTCCTATACGCCGCCATAGTTTCCTCTTTTTACGTTTTCCGCAAAACTTTCTTAGACTTCTCTTCCGTGCCCCTGTCTTTGACTTTTTCATATATCTCTGGAACCCTCATAGCTTTTTTTCGTGAAGTCAAAGAAAAAAACTTTGTCCGAAACGCTTTCGGTTACTATCTTTCCAACAAAGTAGTCAACGAATTGCTGCAGAACCCAGATAAGCTCAAACTCGGAGGAGAAAGGAGATTCATGACGGCCTTTTTTTCCGACATCGCAGGTTTTACGAGTATTTCAGAGACCATGTCCCCTGAAGCCGTGTCAGCGCTTTTAAACGAATATCTTTCCGCAATGTGCTCGATAATTTCACGGCACGAAGGAATCGTTGACAAATTCGAAGGAGACGCGATAATCGCTTTCTGGGGCGCGCCTCTCGATCTGAAAGATCACGCTCAAAAAGCATGTCATTGTTCTTTGGAAATGCAAGAAAAACTTTCTGAAATGAGAACGAAATGGGAGAAGGAAGGTAAACCGCCCATGAAAATGCGTATGGGACTGAACACCGGTTTTATGGTCGTTGGAAATTTCGGATCCGACAAAAGAATGGATTATACAATAATTGGAGACTCTGTAAATCTAGCTTCACGCCTGGAAGGCATAAATAAGTTTTATGGAACAGAAATCATGATCTCACACACAACAAAAGAAGCCGTTGAAAACGATTTCGAGACGAGAAAAGTCGACCTGATAAAAGTCAAAGGAAAAGCCGAACCAGTCGGAATTTTCGAACTTATTGGAAGGAAAGGCTCTTTCAAACGAGAACAGAGCTCTGCGGTAACTCTTTACGAGGATGCCCTGAGATCGTACTTTGCCAAGGATTTTACCGGGGCGTCTGCTCTATTCGACAAAATACTGTCATTGTATCCCGGAGACGGCCCGTCTCGGGTAATGCTCAAAAGATGCGAAAATTTCATCGCAAATCCGCCACCACAGGATTGGACGGGAGCGTATGAATTCACCCAAAAATAA